The following are from one region of the Acidobacteriota bacterium genome:
- a CDS encoding PAS domain S-box protein, translating to MSEQFLSESFEEFPGAVTLCDENGIIRYMNRKAADVFQADGGGDLVGRNVLDCHPEPSRTKLETMLRIGERNVYTIEKNGVHKLIYQAPWYRDGVFGGLVELSLEIPAKMPHFVRGQPKATTGD from the coding sequence ATGAGCGAACAATTTCTGTCGGAAAGCTTCGAGGAGTTTCCCGGGGCCGTCACCCTCTGCGACGAGAACGGGATCATCCGTTACATGAACCGGAAGGCGGCAGACGTCTTCCAGGCGGACGGGGGCGGCGACCTGGTCGGCCGCAACGTGCTGGACTGCCACCCCGAGCCCTCCCGCACCAAGCTGGAGACCATGCTGCGAATAGGAGAGCGCAACGTCTACACCATCGAGAAGAACGGCGTCCACAAGCTCATCTACCAGGCGCCCTGGTACCGGGACGGCGTCTTCGGCGGTCTCGTGGAGCTATCCCTGGAGATCCCCGCGAAGATGCCCCACTTCGTCCGTGGCCAGCCGAAGGCAACTACTGGGGATTGA
- a CDS encoding 4Fe-4S binding protein: protein MKYLKTYPEKCTGCGTCMRVCSTTFFKEDNPRRSAIRVEADGENRWKITVCNQKCRLCVSECPVVAITVSKQGVPLISKKTCVGCLACVAVCPIGAMMTDDGLENPFKCIACGACAKQCPEHALEIVTEEE, encoded by the coding sequence ATGAAGTACCTGAAAACCTATCCCGAGAAGTGCACCGGGTGCGGGACATGCATGCGTGTCTGCTCCACCACCTTCTTCAAGGAGGACAACCCCCGGCGCTCCGCCATCCGGGTCGAGGCCGACGGGGAGAACCGCTGGAAGATCACGGTTTGCAACCAGAAGTGCCGCCTGTGCGTGTCGGAGTGCCCCGTGGTGGCCATCACCGTCAGCAAGCAGGGTGTCCCGCTCATCAGCAAGAAGACCTGCGTCGGCTGCCTGGCCTGTGTGGCCGTCTGCCCCATCGGCGCCATGATGACCGACGACGGCCTGGAAAACCCCTTCAAGTGCATCGCCTGCGGCGCCTGCGCCAAGCAGTGCCCCGAGCACGCACTCGAGATCGTCACCGAGGAGGAATGA